Proteins encoded within one genomic window of Bradyrhizobium sp. AZCC 1719:
- a CDS encoding acetyl-CoA C-acetyltransferase, with protein MARPVFIVDGSRTPFLKARSGPGPFTPVDLAVQCGRPLLARQPFAPTAFDQVILGCVNVIADEMNPARVAALRLGMGEKMVAFTVQINCGSGMQSIDTGYRYIREGVSDLILAGGAEALSHAPLVWPQQGVRWFAGLAGAKGIGAKVMAALKVKPGYFKPIIGLERGLTDPITELNMGQTAEVVGHLFGITRAQSDTYAAESHKRLAKAQSQGWLKGEVETAFARDGKFYDYDDGVRPDSTPESLAKLKPVFERPWGKVTAGNSSQITDGASWVILASEEAVAKHGLTPKAVILDSQWSALDPGIMGLGPVLSATELLKRNKLTLSDIESWELNEAFATQVLGCLAAWNDEKFCKEILGLDGAAGELDQTKLNVDGGAISLGHPVGCSGNRIVLHLVNAMKRLGTRRGMATECIGGGQGGAMLIETV; from the coding sequence ATGGCGCGACCGGTCTTTATCGTCGACGGCAGCCGGACGCCGTTCTTGAAAGCGCGCTCCGGCCCCGGACCCTTCACGCCGGTCGATCTCGCCGTGCAATGCGGCCGGCCGCTTCTGGCGCGGCAGCCATTCGCACCGACCGCCTTTGATCAAGTCATCCTCGGCTGCGTCAACGTCATCGCCGACGAGATGAATCCGGCCCGTGTCGCCGCGCTGCGGCTCGGCATGGGCGAGAAGATGGTCGCCTTCACGGTGCAGATCAATTGCGGCTCCGGCATGCAGTCGATCGACACGGGCTATCGTTACATCCGCGAGGGCGTCTCCGACCTGATCCTGGCAGGCGGCGCCGAAGCGCTAAGCCATGCCCCGCTGGTCTGGCCGCAACAGGGCGTGCGCTGGTTCGCAGGGCTTGCAGGGGCAAAAGGCATCGGCGCGAAAGTCATGGCGGCGCTGAAAGTGAAGCCCGGCTATTTCAAGCCGATCATCGGGCTTGAGCGCGGCCTGACCGATCCCATCACCGAACTCAATATGGGTCAGACCGCCGAGGTGGTCGGCCATCTCTTCGGCATCACCCGCGCGCAGTCGGATACCTATGCTGCCGAAAGTCACAAGCGACTCGCAAAGGCGCAGTCGCAAGGTTGGCTCAAGGGCGAGGTCGAAACCGCGTTCGCGCGCGACGGAAAGTTCTACGATTACGACGACGGCGTGCGGCCGGACTCGACACCGGAGAGCTTGGCAAAGCTGAAGCCGGTGTTCGAGCGTCCCTGGGGTAAGGTCACCGCCGGCAATTCCTCGCAGATCACCGACGGCGCGTCCTGGGTGATCCTGGCTTCCGAAGAGGCCGTCGCCAAGCACGGCCTGACGCCGAAGGCGGTCATCCTTGACAGCCAGTGGTCGGCGCTCGATCCCGGCATCATGGGCCTGGGGCCGGTGCTGTCGGCGACGGAGCTTCTCAAGCGAAACAAGCTGACACTTTCGGATATCGAGAGCTGGGAATTGAACGAGGCGTTTGCGACGCAGGTGCTGGGCTGTCTCGCCGCCTGGAACGACGAAAAATTCTGCAAGGAGATTCTCGGCCTCGACGGCGCTGCGGGCGAGCTCGATCAGACAAAGTTGAACGTCGATGGCGGCGCGATCAGCCTCGGCCATCCCGTAGGCTGCAGCGGCAACCGCATCGTGCTGCATTTGGTCAACGCCATGAAGCGATTGGGCACCAGGCGCGGCATGGCCACCGAATGTATCGGCGGCGGGCAGGGCGGCGCGATGTTGATAGAGACGGTGTGA
- a CDS encoding acyl-CoA dehydrogenase: protein MSFRRDFISKPIFAFARRAMPAMSDTEREALEAGDVWWDADLFTGNPDWSKFLAVAPATLTEEEKAFLNGPVDELCAMLDEWKINWEWRDLPPEVWSFIKRHKFFGMIIPKEFGGLGFSPYAHSEVVRKLSSRSLTAAVTVMVPNSLGPGELLMRFGTKEQQDRWLPRLAEGTDIPCFGLTSPEAGSDAASMIDTGIICKGNFEGKEVLGLRLNWHKRYITLGPVATLLGLAFKAYDPDHLVGQQEELGITVALIPTHLPGVEIGRRHLPAMQMFQNGPNWGRDVFIPMDYIIGGQERLGQGWKMLMTALAAGRGISLPSLSAAGAAYAARTTGAYARIREQFGISIGKFEGIEEPLARIAGTAYLLDAARRLTCAALNQGHHPAVISGIMKLHATDRMRTVIDDAMDIHGGKAVIDGPQNYMGSLYRAVPVGITVEGANILTRNLIVFGQGAIRAHPFLLDEMNALGEADRPKGLEAFDKAFWSHVGHSFKTMFRAWARCWTFGLFAPAPDAGEATRFYRQLSRYSSAFALCADMALLTLGGALKRKEMLSARFGDILSELYLLSAALKRWQDEGRQQADFAALEWCMATGFRTIENRFAEILANLPNRFVAVILKFLIQPFGARVLGPSDRIVHQCAQLVLEPSAARDRLTSDLSAVDDDGGIARLEKAFRLVTAADDVAKQMRAARLHDWKEAVKKGVITQAQGEKLQAAHEAVAKVIEVDDFAPEALSPIYSKGADVHQFFQELGEQRAAS from the coding sequence ATGAGCTTCCGCCGCGATTTCATCAGCAAACCGATCTTCGCCTTCGCGCGCAGAGCTATGCCCGCGATGTCCGATACCGAGCGTGAGGCGCTGGAGGCGGGCGACGTCTGGTGGGATGCCGATCTCTTCACCGGCAATCCCGACTGGTCGAAATTTCTGGCTGTCGCGCCGGCGACGCTGACCGAAGAAGAAAAGGCCTTTCTCAACGGTCCCGTCGACGAACTTTGCGCCATGCTCGACGAGTGGAAGATCAATTGGGAATGGCGCGATCTTCCGCCGGAGGTATGGTCCTTCATCAAGCGCCACAAGTTCTTCGGCATGATCATTCCGAAGGAGTTTGGTGGGCTCGGCTTTTCGCCCTATGCGCATTCGGAAGTGGTGCGAAAGCTTTCGTCGCGCTCGCTGACCGCGGCCGTCACCGTGATGGTGCCGAATTCGCTCGGCCCCGGCGAGTTGTTGATGCGCTTCGGTACCAAGGAGCAGCAGGATAGATGGCTGCCGCGGCTCGCCGAAGGCACCGACATTCCTTGCTTCGGCCTGACCAGCCCGGAGGCCGGCTCGGACGCGGCCTCGATGATCGACACTGGGATCATCTGCAAGGGCAACTTCGAAGGCAAGGAAGTGCTCGGCCTGCGCCTGAACTGGCACAAGCGATACATCACGCTCGGTCCCGTCGCGACGCTGCTCGGCCTCGCGTTCAAGGCCTATGATCCCGATCATCTCGTGGGCCAGCAGGAAGAGCTCGGCATTACCGTCGCCCTGATCCCGACCCATCTGCCCGGCGTCGAGATCGGCCGCCGCCATCTGCCGGCGATGCAGATGTTCCAGAACGGTCCGAACTGGGGTCGCGATGTCTTCATCCCGATGGATTACATCATCGGCGGGCAAGAGCGGCTCGGGCAGGGCTGGAAGATGCTGATGACCGCGCTGGCTGCCGGCCGCGGCATCTCGCTGCCGTCGCTGTCGGCCGCGGGGGCGGCGTATGCGGCACGCACCACCGGCGCCTATGCCCGCATCCGCGAACAGTTCGGCATCTCCATCGGCAAGTTCGAAGGCATCGAGGAGCCGCTCGCGCGCATCGCCGGCACCGCCTATCTGCTCGATGCCGCGCGGCGGCTGACCTGCGCGGCGCTGAACCAGGGGCATCATCCCGCCGTCATCTCCGGCATCATGAAGCTGCACGCCACCGATCGGATGCGTACCGTGATCGACGACGCCATGGATATCCATGGCGGCAAGGCCGTGATCGACGGACCGCAGAACTACATGGGCAGCCTCTATCGCGCGGTGCCGGTTGGCATCACCGTTGAAGGCGCCAATATCCTCACGCGAAATCTCATCGTGTTCGGGCAAGGTGCGATCCGCGCTCATCCATTCCTGCTCGACGAAATGAATGCGTTGGGTGAAGCCGACCGGCCTAAGGGCTTGGAAGCCTTCGACAAGGCATTCTGGAGTCATGTCGGCCACAGCTTCAAGACCATGTTCCGTGCCTGGGCCAGGTGCTGGACCTTCGGCCTGTTTGCGCCAGCGCCCGATGCCGGCGAGGCGACGCGGTTCTACCGCCAGCTCTCCCGCTACTCGTCGGCGTTCGCGCTGTGCGCCGACATGGCGCTGTTGACGCTTGGCGGCGCGCTCAAACGCAAGGAAATGCTCTCGGCCCGGTTCGGCGACATTCTGTCCGAACTCTATCTGCTGTCCGCCGCGCTGAAACGCTGGCAGGACGAGGGACGGCAGCAAGCCGATTTCGCAGCGCTTGAATGGTGCATGGCGACGGGCTTTCGCACCATCGAGAACCGCTTTGCCGAAATCCTCGCCAACCTGCCGAACCGGTTCGTGGCGGTGATCCTGAAATTCCTGATCCAGCCGTTCGGTGCGCGCGTGCTCGGCCCCTCCGACCGCATCGTGCACCAATGCGCGCAGCTCGTGCTGGAGCCATCGGCCGCGCGTGACCGGCTCACCTCCGATCTGTCAGCCGTCGATGATGACGGCGGCATCGCCCGGCTGGAGAAGGCGTTCCGGCTGGTGACGGCTGCGGACGACGTCGCAAAGCAGATGCGCGCCGCGCGGCTGCATGACTGGAAAGAGGCGGTGAAAAAGGGTGTCATCACTCAGGCCCAGGGCGAGAAGCTGCAGGCTGCACATGAAGCCGTTGCCAAGGTGATCGAGGTCGACGATTTCGCGCCCGAGGCGTTGTCGCCGATTTACAGCAAGGGGGCCGACGTGCATCAGTTCTTCCAGGAACTGGGTGAACAGAGGGCGGCAAGCTGA
- a CDS encoding 3-hydroxyacyl-CoA dehydrogenase NAD-binding domain-containing protein has translation MDSQIMNVLGDRVLELGPKPDAESPYKNFRLTRDGDGVAWLLFDREGTSANTLSADLIEELSKILSELETARPTGLVIRSAKKSGFIAGADVNAFRGASDAAAVEAEIGRAHAVIDRLEALRIPSVAVIHGFCLGGGLEVALACQMRIAIEDARFGFPEVMLGLHPGLGGTVRFTQLVNPMQAMPLMLTGKTIDARRAKSLGLVDAVTQERHVLNAVKDAVSGRLNRARPAFLNSVLSLGPIKGFLASRMRREAGKAAREEHYPAPYALIDLWEKHGGDRRAMLNAEKASFARLMVTPTAQNLIRVFFLREQMKKLAGSGNRIEHVHVIGAGAMGGDIAAWCAGQDLQVTLADMKPEPIAGAIKRAADLYGKILRKRTAVRDALDRLMPDMQAEGVRNADLIIEAVPEKLELKQKVYADLEPKMKPGAILATNTSSIPLQDLRTTLQKPERLLGLHFFNPVSRLQLVEVVSHDGTDAQLLREALAFVGAIDRLPLPVKSSPGFLVNRALTPYMLEAMLMLDEKIDKTVIDAAAKKFGMPMGPIELADQVGLDICLDVGDMLRSKFGDALPPTPAWLREKVARGELGRKSGKGFYTWKGGKADTSSGLPATSEPSAEMIDRLILPMSNVCVACLREGIVDDADVVDGAVIFGTGYAPFRGGPLNYARTRGIENVVSTLRALTEKFGGRFTPDAGWENFK, from the coding sequence ATGGATAGCCAGATCATGAACGTTCTCGGCGATCGCGTGCTCGAACTCGGGCCGAAGCCTGACGCTGAGAGCCCGTATAAGAATTTCAGGCTGACCCGCGATGGCGACGGCGTCGCCTGGCTCTTGTTCGATCGCGAAGGCACCAGCGCCAACACGCTGTCCGCTGACCTAATCGAGGAACTCAGCAAGATCTTGTCCGAGCTGGAAACCGCGCGGCCTACCGGTCTCGTGATTCGCTCCGCCAAAAAATCCGGCTTCATCGCCGGCGCTGACGTCAACGCGTTTCGCGGCGCCTCTGATGCGGCCGCCGTCGAGGCCGAGATCGGCCGCGCGCATGCGGTGATCGATCGGCTCGAAGCCCTGCGGATTCCGAGCGTGGCCGTGATCCACGGCTTCTGCCTGGGCGGCGGCTTAGAGGTGGCGCTGGCCTGCCAGATGCGGATCGCGATCGAGGACGCGCGGTTTGGCTTCCCCGAGGTGATGCTCGGCCTGCACCCCGGTCTCGGCGGCACCGTGCGCTTCACGCAGCTCGTCAATCCGATGCAGGCGATGCCGCTGATGCTGACCGGCAAGACCATCGACGCCCGCCGCGCAAAATCGCTCGGGCTGGTCGATGCCGTGACGCAGGAGCGGCATGTCTTGAATGCCGTGAAGGATGCCGTGTCCGGCCGCTTGAACCGCGCGCGGCCCGCGTTTCTCAATTCCGTTCTCAGCCTCGGCCCGATCAAGGGCTTTCTCGCCTCGCGCATGCGCCGCGAAGCCGGCAAGGCGGCGCGCGAGGAGCATTATCCCGCGCCCTATGCGCTGATCGATCTCTGGGAAAAGCACGGCGGCGACCGGCGGGCGATGCTGAATGCGGAGAAAGCGTCTTTCGCCAGACTAATGGTGACGCCGACCGCGCAGAACCTGATCCGCGTGTTCTTCCTGCGCGAGCAGATGAAGAAGCTCGCCGGCAGCGGCAACAGGATCGAGCATGTTCACGTCATCGGCGCCGGCGCCATGGGTGGCGACATCGCCGCCTGGTGCGCCGGACAGGATTTGCAGGTGACGCTCGCCGACATGAAGCCGGAGCCGATCGCAGGCGCGATCAAGCGCGCCGCCGATCTCTACGGCAAAATCCTGCGCAAGCGGACTGCCGTGCGCGATGCGCTGGACCGGCTGATGCCGGACATGCAGGCCGAGGGCGTCCGCAACGCCGATCTCATCATCGAGGCGGTGCCGGAAAAGCTGGAGCTGAAGCAGAAGGTCTATGCCGACCTCGAACCGAAGATGAAGCCCGGCGCGATTCTTGCCACCAACACGTCGAGCATTCCGCTGCAGGACCTGCGCACCACGCTGCAAAAGCCCGAGCGGCTGCTGGGGCTGCACTTCTTCAACCCGGTGTCGCGGCTGCAGCTCGTCGAGGTCGTCAGCCATGACGGCACCGACGCGCAACTCTTGAGGGAAGCGCTCGCCTTCGTCGGCGCCATCGACCGCCTGCCGCTGCCCGTAAAATCGTCGCCCGGCTTCCTCGTCAACCGCGCGCTGACTCCCTACATGCTGGAAGCGATGCTGATGCTGGATGAGAAGATCGATAAGACGGTGATCGACGCCGCCGCGAAAAAGTTTGGCATGCCGATGGGGCCGATCGAACTCGCCGACCAGGTTGGCCTCGATATCTGTCTGGACGTCGGCGACATGCTGCGCTCGAAGTTCGGTGACGCGCTTCCGCCGACGCCAGCCTGGCTGCGTGAGAAGGTTGCCAGAGGCGAACTCGGCCGTAAGTCGGGCAAAGGCTTTTACACCTGGAAGGGCGGCAAGGCCGATACCTCATCCGGCCTGCCCGCGACATCGGAACCCTCGGCGGAAATGATCGACAGGCTGATCCTGCCGATGTCGAATGTCTGTGTCGCCTGCTTGCGCGAAGGCATCGTCGACGATGCCGACGTTGTCGACGGCGCCGTCATCTTCGGCACCGGCTATGCGCCGTTCCGCGGCGGTCCCCTGAACTATGCACGAACCCGAGGGATTGAGAACGTGGTCTCGACGCTGCGGGCGCTTACGGAAAAATTCGGCGGAAGATTTACGCCGGATGCCGGTTGGGAGAACTTCAAGTGA